From a region of the Mytilus galloprovincialis chromosome 3, xbMytGall1.hap1.1, whole genome shotgun sequence genome:
- the LOC143067857 gene encoding uncharacterized protein LOC143067857: MSCPDLSDITPSEGSTITKQTLERKSSEDMKEYSTSLSLKSPVLIFQNGKQKLDTNKLMFHCEPNSLSNIYALAQANLVQQTQHDIMRMFSVDVSDQQPAVKLEPIINGRKDSVNVKLIDERQHICDIKGCGRSFASSGYLKNHQLIHEKEKELECHFEGCGRKFSWPAHLKYHLLTHQKTRNFKCPRDGCDKSFVTAQQLKVHSRTHTGEKPFQCDHCRKAFTTAGNLRNHIRTHTGDKPYGCPDPKCDLRFAEYSSLKKHSLVHTGEKPFRCKFCNRSFTQSGSMRVHMKKHSSNINDSGVNKETDFNVVMMEEDLAENSLDYQVVFPDSITDQVITVTTEQTTHISNEMLVVEDLVTKETRVHQETSCAANVVVVPLPQLPVTMTTSYQHTNTPEETVYDTDFLHSDFSHGGITCDIMLNEQKTISNS, encoded by the exons ATGAGTTGTCCAGATTTATCAGACATCACACCCAGTGAAGGTTCAACTATAACCAAGCAAACATTAGAAAGAAAGTCCTCAGAGGACATGAAGGAGTATTCTACATCATTGTCTCTGAAGTCACCTGTACTGATATTTCAAAATGGGAAGCAGAAACTTGATACAAACAAGCTTATGTTTCATTGTGAGCCAAACAGCTTATCAAATATCTATGCCCTTGCTCAAGCAAATCTGGTTCAGCAAACACAACATGATATAATGAGAATGTTTTCTGTAGATGTTTCTGATCAGCAACCAGCTGTGAAACTTGAACCCATCATCAATGGAAGGAAAGATTCTGTGAATGTTAAACTGATTGATGAGC GTCAGCACATATGTGATATTAAGGGTTGTGGTAGATCATTTGCTTCATCAGGTTATTTAAAAAACCATCAGTTAATCCATGAGAAGGAGAAAGAATTAGAATGCCACTTTGAAGGGTGTGGAAGGAAATTTTCTTGGCCAGCTCATCTAAAATACCATTTATTAACCCATCA aaaaaccAGAAACTTTAAGTGCCCAAGAGATGGTTGTGATAAATCCTTTGTTACAGCTCAGCAACTAAAAGTGCATTCTCGTACACATACAGGTGAAAAACCTTTTCAATGTGACCATTGCAGGAAAGCATTTACTACTGCAGGGAATCTAAGAAATCATATACGTACACACACAG GAGATAAACCATATGGATGTCCAGATCCAAAGTGTGACCTGAGGTTTGCAGAATATTCAAGTCTTAAGAAGCATTCATTAGTACATACAG GTGAAAAACCTTTCAGGTGCAAATTTTGCAATAGGAGTTTTACACAAAGTGGAAGTATGAGAGTACATATGAAGAAACATTCATCCAACATCAATGATTCTGGTGTAAATAAAGAAACTGATTTTAATGTTGTGATGATGGAAGAAGATCTTGCTGAAAATAGTTTAG ATTATCAGGTAGTCTTTCCAGACAGTATTACAGACCAAGTGATAACCGTTACCACAGAACAAACAACTCATATATCTAATGAAATGTTAGTTGTTGAAG ATTTAGTTACCAAGGAGACAAGAGTACATCAGGAAACATCATGTGCTGCTAATGTTGTAGTTGTTCCCCTTCCACAATTACCAGTTACTATGACAACCAGTTACCAACATACAAACACACCAGAAGAGACTGTATATGACACAGATTTTTTACATTCAGATTTTAGCCATGGAGGAATTACCTGTGATATAATgttaaatgaacaaaagacaattaGCAACTCATAA